One window of the Natrarchaeobius halalkaliphilus genome contains the following:
- a CDS encoding D-2-hydroxyacid dehydrogenase — protein MANPETDVLVLRKGTHGMPIEQYVAALRERLPNGRVRLARTPAEEREEIRDASFVAGMVLEDDVLDAAEELEVFACAYAGTGHLPLERLAERGVTVTNASGVHGPNIGEHVLGAILRFARRFHVGARRQRRREWRHYQSHELEGSTVTIVGLGAIGNAVCDRLEPFGVETVGVRYSPEKGGPTDEVIGFETASVHDALARTDYLVLACPLTETTQGLIDQDAMMTIDPDAVIVNVARGPVIDTDALVGALRSNWIRGASLDVTDPEPLPEEHPLWTFDNVQITPHNAGHTPKYYDRLADIVAGNARLYVEDGLDADFENRVRI, from the coding sequence ATGGCGAACCCAGAGACGGACGTTCTCGTTCTCCGGAAGGGGACACACGGAATGCCGATCGAACAGTACGTGGCTGCACTCAGAGAGCGGCTGCCGAACGGTCGCGTTCGGCTCGCGCGGACGCCTGCGGAAGAACGCGAGGAAATCCGCGACGCCTCGTTCGTCGCCGGAATGGTTCTCGAGGACGACGTTCTGGATGCGGCCGAGGAGCTCGAGGTGTTCGCGTGTGCGTACGCCGGGACCGGCCACCTTCCCCTCGAGCGCCTCGCGGAGCGGGGGGTGACGGTGACGAACGCGTCGGGCGTTCACGGACCGAACATCGGCGAGCACGTTCTCGGTGCGATCTTGCGGTTCGCACGTCGGTTTCACGTCGGAGCGCGCAGGCAGCGACGACGGGAGTGGCGCCATTATCAGAGCCACGAGCTCGAGGGATCGACCGTGACCATCGTCGGGCTGGGTGCGATCGGGAACGCGGTCTGTGATCGACTCGAGCCCTTCGGCGTCGAGACGGTCGGAGTTCGGTACTCGCCGGAAAAGGGTGGGCCGACGGACGAGGTCATCGGATTCGAAACGGCCTCGGTTCACGATGCGCTCGCACGGACGGACTACCTCGTGCTCGCGTGCCCGCTGACGGAGACGACCCAGGGATTGATCGATCAGGACGCGATGATGACGATCGATCCCGACGCGGTTATCGTCAACGTTGCGCGCGGGCCGGTTATCGACACCGATGCGCTGGTCGGTGCGCTCCGGTCGAACTGGATACGGGGCGCGTCGCTGGACGTGACCGACCCCGAACCGCTTCCGGAGGAGCACCCGCTGTGGACGTTCGACAACGTGCAGATCACGCCGCACAATGCGGGTCACACGCCGAAATACTACGATCGGCTGGCGGATATCGTTGCCGGAAACGCACGCCTGTACGTCGAAGACGGACTCGACGCGGATTTCGAAAACCGGGTCCGAATCTAG
- a CDS encoding extracellular solute-binding protein — protein MMESGRDDSTRTTRRTVLAAVGGVAGAGVVGGCLGRAGGSVSVLSAGSLAHTFEDHVGPAFEDETGIAVHGEYYGANAVMRMVEDRTKHPDVIVSADATLLRDRLYGEFTDWDIEFATNSVGLAYARESEFGRRLEDGEPWYELARETDARDLAIGDPNLDPLGYRAVQAFELAEREYDLDGFREEMMELVYEEPEEPQLLTGVESGSRAAAVAYRNMAVDHDIPFFEFPETYSFADPERADHYATVEYTTDEGDYTAEGRPVVYNATVNDEADEPNAGLRLVQFLGDNPERLVDAGLTVGEQIPRASGEVPGAIDV, from the coding sequence ATGATGGAGTCTGGGAGAGACGACAGTACCCGGACGACGCGCCGAACGGTTCTCGCGGCGGTCGGCGGGGTCGCAGGCGCTGGCGTCGTCGGTGGCTGTCTGGGACGGGCCGGCGGCTCCGTCAGCGTCCTGTCCGCGGGGAGCCTCGCTCACACCTTCGAGGACCACGTCGGACCGGCGTTCGAAGATGAGACGGGAATCGCCGTCCACGGGGAGTACTACGGGGCCAACGCGGTGATGCGAATGGTAGAGGACCGGACCAAACATCCGGACGTCATCGTCAGCGCGGACGCTACCCTGCTCCGCGACAGGCTCTACGGCGAGTTCACCGACTGGGATATCGAATTTGCGACCAACAGTGTTGGTCTCGCGTACGCTCGCGAGAGCGAGTTCGGTCGGCGTCTCGAGGACGGCGAGCCCTGGTACGAACTGGCTCGAGAGACCGACGCGCGCGATCTCGCTATCGGTGATCCGAACCTTGATCCGCTCGGGTATCGTGCCGTCCAGGCGTTCGAACTTGCCGAGCGGGAGTACGATCTGGACGGGTTTCGCGAGGAGATGATGGAACTGGTCTACGAGGAGCCCGAAGAGCCACAACTGCTGACCGGAGTCGAAAGCGGATCGCGCGCCGCAGCCGTCGCCTACCGAAATATGGCGGTCGATCACGATATCCCGTTCTTCGAGTTTCCCGAGACGTACAGTTTCGCTGATCCGGAGCGAGCGGATCACTACGCCACGGTCGAGTATACGACGGACGAAGGCGACTACACCGCGGAGGGACGACCGGTGGTGTACAACGCGACGGTGAACGACGAAGCGGACGAACCGAACGCTGGCCTCAGGCTCGTTCAGTTTCTCGGCGACAATCCCGAGAGACTGGTCGACGCCGGGTTGACCGTTGGCGAACAGATTCCACGAGCGTCCGGCGAAGTTCCCGGAGCGATCGACGTATGA
- a CDS encoding universal stress protein yields the protein MTLTFDGTVVVPVADPDDGERTTAALEPYLTSTSTVVVVNVIEKAGGGIDKAPMAQREEYAEKIYERARRALEDSPASVEFDTLYGTDVVETIFAAAEDRSADAVAFTPRKGNRLAELLTGDVARRIVREATIPVVGLPQE from the coding sequence GTGACGCTGACGTTCGACGGGACGGTCGTCGTTCCAGTGGCGGATCCCGACGACGGTGAGCGGACGACCGCCGCGCTCGAGCCCTATCTCACGTCCACGAGCACTGTCGTCGTCGTCAACGTCATCGAGAAAGCCGGCGGCGGAATCGATAAGGCACCGATGGCGCAGCGAGAGGAGTACGCCGAGAAGATATACGAGCGAGCGCGACGAGCGCTTGAGGATTCGCCGGCGTCGGTCGAGTTCGACACGCTGTACGGAACGGACGTCGTTGAGACGATTTTCGCGGCGGCAGAAGACAGAAGCGCGGACGCGGTCGCGTTCACTCCGCGCAAAGGGAACCGACTCGCGGAACTGCTGACCGGCGACGTGGCGCGACGAATCGTCAGGGAGGCCACGATTCCGGTCGTCGGGCTCCCACAGGAGTGA
- a CDS encoding ABC transporter permease, whose translation MSLSAESASGRSRRTPELLVPALLGGVILAYFALPFLTFLSRTGTANVVSGLTTPNAQVAIRNSLITAPLSTTIATVFGVPLAYVLARRSFVGKRLVEALVILPLVVPPVVGGAMVLTAVGRFTPIGSAAAAVGISLTDSLVGVVLAQTFVAAPFVIITARAGFGAVDERLERASRSLGYGPLATFWNVSLPLARGSIVAGITLTFVRAIGEFGATMMVAYNPRTMPTRIWVDFIAGGIDAIVPLGVALLAITLAVLAAVQRFGRVPTVIDR comes from the coding sequence ATGAGTCTCTCCGCGGAGTCCGCTTCCGGCCGGTCGAGGCGGACCCCGGAACTGCTCGTTCCGGCACTGCTCGGCGGGGTTATCCTCGCTTACTTTGCCCTCCCGTTTCTGACGTTTCTCTCGAGAACCGGGACGGCGAACGTCGTCTCCGGGCTGACGACGCCGAACGCACAGGTGGCGATTCGCAACTCACTGATCACCGCCCCGCTCTCGACGACGATCGCGACCGTTTTCGGGGTCCCGCTCGCGTACGTCCTCGCGCGGCGATCGTTCGTCGGGAAACGTCTCGTCGAGGCGCTGGTTATCCTACCTCTCGTCGTCCCGCCCGTCGTCGGCGGAGCGATGGTCCTCACCGCGGTCGGCCGGTTCACCCCGATCGGATCCGCGGCCGCCGCGGTCGGGATCTCGCTCACCGACAGCCTCGTCGGCGTCGTCCTCGCCCAGACGTTCGTCGCCGCACCGTTCGTTATCATCACGGCTCGAGCGGGGTTCGGGGCCGTCGACGAGCGCCTGGAACGCGCCTCACGATCGCTCGGATACGGACCGCTCGCGACGTTCTGGAACGTCTCACTTCCGCTGGCTCGCGGCTCGATCGTCGCGGGAATTACGCTGACGTTCGTCCGGGCGATCGGGGAGTTCGGCGCGACGATGATGGTCGCGTACAACCCGCGAACGATGCCCACGCGGATCTGGGTCGACTTCATCGCCGGCGGGATCGACGCGATCGTTCCGCTCGGCGTCGCGCTGCTCGCGATCACGCTCGCCGTGTTGGCTGCAGTACAGCGTTTCGGTCGGGTTCCGACGGTGATCGACCGATGA
- a CDS encoding NAD(P)/FAD-dependent oxidoreductase yields MEHVDVAIVGGGPAGASAAERAAAHDAEVVLFEQGVPREDRDGPGPDSTDAAGMLDYWIDIMDFDYEEIPDDVILQELEGTEFIGPESSVELATTGIDARYPKFGYTFNRTRMDDWLHERAADAGADLRVGIGVSDLETDLRASSANGPTHTLSLSDGSQLEAQYVVLADGPQRRITLDALDQFTAPGRSVSDYLSPPEANHIAYQEYREFPEELFDDDWLTFWWGYMPGETAYPWVFPNDGTVARVGLTMPIGMRLEDVDNPGSYKLLEPTDDGLPSGSEYITRLLEHEYGDEYDVETDFPLVEDRGKSKGTETYPISSTRPIESPVGANIAVAGGAMGTTSAFHEGGYHVAVRSGKIAGRLAATDSLENYNDRWKNAIGDEILRNVAFADIVKDYEPDDWDWAFDVVTDMQRGGGDNVLISKRYSAGLDATRIVAAYKRRKFTYRDGRYVQLTENDYLY; encoded by the coding sequence ATGGAACACGTTGACGTCGCGATCGTCGGTGGCGGTCCCGCCGGAGCGTCCGCTGCCGAGCGAGCCGCAGCCCACGACGCCGAGGTGGTCCTCTTCGAGCAGGGTGTCCCTCGCGAGGACCGCGACGGACCCGGCCCGGATTCGACCGACGCTGCGGGTATGCTCGACTACTGGATCGACATCATGGACTTCGACTACGAGGAGATTCCGGACGACGTAATCCTCCAGGAGCTCGAAGGCACCGAATTCATCGGACCCGAAAGCTCCGTCGAACTGGCGACGACGGGTATCGACGCGCGCTATCCGAAGTTCGGTTACACGTTCAACCGAACCCGAATGGACGACTGGTTACACGAACGCGCAGCCGATGCTGGTGCCGATCTTCGCGTCGGTATCGGCGTCTCCGACCTCGAGACCGACCTTCGTGCGTCCAGTGCGAACGGGCCGACCCACACGCTTTCCCTCTCGGACGGAAGCCAACTCGAGGCCCAGTACGTCGTCCTCGCCGACGGACCCCAGCGCCGAATCACCCTCGACGCGCTCGATCAGTTTACCGCACCCGGACGGAGCGTCTCCGACTACCTCTCGCCACCCGAGGCGAATCACATCGCCTATCAGGAGTACCGGGAGTTCCCCGAGGAACTCTTCGATGACGACTGGCTCACGTTCTGGTGGGGATACATGCCCGGCGAAACCGCCTATCCCTGGGTGTTCCCAAACGACGGCACCGTCGCCCGCGTCGGACTCACGATGCCGATCGGAATGCGCCTCGAAGACGTCGACAACCCCGGCTCCTACAAGCTCCTCGAGCCCACCGACGACGGGCTTCCATCGGGTTCGGAGTACATCACTCGGCTCCTCGAACACGAGTACGGCGACGAGTACGACGTCGAAACGGATTTTCCGCTCGTCGAGGATCGCGGCAAATCAAAGGGAACTGAGACCTATCCGATCTCCTCGACTCGACCGATCGAATCCCCCGTCGGCGCGAACATCGCCGTCGCCGGCGGCGCGATGGGAACGACCTCCGCGTTCCACGAAGGCGGCTACCACGTCGCCGTTCGCTCCGGGAAAATCGCCGGCCGACTCGCGGCGACGGACTCGCTCGAGAACTACAACGACCGCTGGAAGAACGCCATCGGTGATGAAATCCTTCGAAACGTCGCATTCGCGGATATCGTCAAGGACTACGAACCCGACGACTGGGACTGGGCGTTCGACGTCGTCACTGACATGCAACGCGGCGGCGGAGACAACGTTCTGATCTCGAAGCGATACTCCGCCGGTCTCGACGCGACGAGGATCGTCGCCGCCTACAAGCGACGCAAATTCACCTATCGGGACGGACGCTACGTCCAGCTCACAGAAAACGACTACCTCTACTGA
- a CDS encoding triphosphoribosyl-dephospho-CoA synthase yields the protein MRTPAQNAQLALLLEVAGTPKPGNVDRRRDLDDLRFEHFLAGAVGAQRGLEMAANGAAVGRSFEVAIEGMSDQRGDNTQFGALLLTVPLVRAAREELSPSAVESVVEGTTVDDAAAFYRAFEHVDVFVSDPPEEMESLDVRRGRDAVPTLEDRSLTLFDVLERSVPGDDVAREWVYGFERSFLASELLATANGTPLDRTAAVFLSLLAERPDTLIAKRHGDAVAREVTDRASELLDRDALETEPEAVETFADELVERGVNPGTTADVTAAGLFIALECETLEI from the coding sequence ATGCGAACGCCAGCCCAGAACGCACAACTGGCCCTCCTGCTCGAGGTTGCGGGCACGCCCAAGCCCGGTAACGTGGACCGTCGCCGCGACCTCGACGACCTCCGGTTCGAACACTTCCTCGCCGGAGCGGTGGGCGCTCAGCGCGGCCTCGAGATGGCGGCAAACGGTGCGGCGGTCGGTCGGTCGTTCGAGGTCGCAATCGAGGGGATGTCCGATCAGCGTGGCGATAACACCCAGTTCGGCGCACTGTTGTTGACCGTCCCGCTGGTCCGGGCGGCTCGCGAGGAGCTGTCACCGTCCGCCGTCGAGTCGGTCGTCGAGGGGACGACGGTCGACGACGCCGCGGCGTTCTATCGCGCCTTCGAACACGTCGACGTCTTCGTCTCCGACCCGCCCGAGGAGATGGAGTCCCTCGACGTCCGCCGGGGACGCGACGCGGTCCCGACGCTCGAGGACCGATCCCTGACGCTGTTCGACGTGCTAGAGCGCAGCGTACCCGGGGACGACGTCGCCCGCGAGTGGGTTTACGGGTTCGAGCGATCCTTCCTCGCGAGCGAGCTCCTCGCCACCGCAAACGGAACACCACTCGATCGAACGGCAGCGGTCTTTCTCTCCCTGCTTGCGGAGCGACCCGACACCCTCATCGCCAAACGACACGGCGACGCGGTCGCACGCGAGGTCACCGACCGTGCCAGCGAACTGCTCGACCGAGACGCACTCGAGACCGAGCCGGAGGCCGTCGAGACGTTCGCGGACGAGCTCGTCGAGCGAGGGGTCAACCCCGGAACGACGGCGGACGTCACCGCAGCCGGACTGTTCATCGCCCTCGAGTGCGAAACCCTCGAAATATGA
- a CDS encoding NADPH-dependent FMN reductase codes for MADVHVVALCGSLRGDSVTRTALEQTLEAAADLGANTELIDLRDYDLPVFDADRDREDAGDAERLADRMRRADAIVLGSPMYHGSYSSPLKTALDYCGFDEFEDTTVGLLAVSGGAFPVTALEHMRSVCRALNAWVIPHEAAVSNSNSVLEDGEFADSTLEKRIRTLGQRAVQYATIEPDPDSFESDQNVGATGK; via the coding sequence ATGGCCGACGTTCACGTCGTTGCACTCTGTGGAAGCCTGCGTGGCGATAGCGTCACTCGGACCGCACTCGAGCAAACCCTGGAGGCCGCAGCCGATCTCGGTGCAAACACCGAACTGATCGATCTTCGGGACTACGATCTCCCGGTGTTCGATGCCGACCGCGACCGCGAGGATGCGGGCGATGCGGAGCGGCTAGCAGACCGGATGCGACGGGCAGACGCAATCGTTCTTGGGTCACCGATGTATCACGGTTCGTACTCCTCGCCGCTGAAGACCGCCCTCGACTACTGTGGCTTCGACGAGTTCGAAGACACGACCGTCGGCTTGCTCGCGGTCTCTGGAGGGGCGTTTCCGGTGACGGCTCTCGAGCACATGCGATCGGTCTGCCGGGCGCTGAACGCGTGGGTGATTCCCCACGAAGCCGCAGTTTCGAACTCGAACTCGGTGCTCGAGGACGGCGAGTTCGCGGATTCGACCCTCGAGAAGCGAATCCGCACGCTCGGTCAGCGAGCGGTCCAGTACGCGACGATCGAGCCGGATCCGGATTCCTTCGAGAGCGACCAGAACGTGGGCGCAACGGGGAAGTGA
- the asd gene encoding aspartate-semialdehyde dehydrogenase, translating to MAVRVGVLGATGAVGQRLIQLLEPHPEFEIAALTASESSAGKTYREAAKWRVDSPIPDDIADMTVTATDPDDVDDDVDLLFSSLPSSVGAAVEPAFCEEGYVVSSNSSNSRMAEDVPLVIPEVNADHLDLLEVQRDERGWDGALIKNPNCSTITFVPTLAALAEFGLERVHVATLQAVSGAGYDGVSSMEIIDNAVPYIGSEEDKLETESRKLLGEFDGASLTHDSVEVAASCNRIPTIDGHLENVWVEAADELTADDAKAAMREYPSLDLRSSPDQFIYVFDEPDRPQPRMDRTLGDGMAIAAGGHRASTFGLQYNCLAHNTIRGAAGASVLNGELLLENGYL from the coding sequence ATGGCAGTACGAGTAGGCGTACTCGGCGCAACGGGTGCCGTTGGACAACGACTGATTCAGCTTCTCGAGCCCCACCCGGAGTTCGAGATCGCAGCACTGACCGCCAGCGAATCGAGCGCTGGCAAAACGTACAGAGAAGCAGCGAAGTGGCGCGTCGACAGCCCCATTCCCGACGACATCGCGGACATGACCGTGACGGCGACCGACCCCGATGACGTCGACGACGACGTCGATCTACTCTTTTCGTCGCTTCCCTCGAGCGTCGGCGCGGCCGTCGAGCCGGCGTTCTGTGAGGAGGGCTACGTCGTCTCGTCGAACTCCTCGAACAGCCGCATGGCCGAGGACGTTCCGCTCGTCATCCCCGAAGTCAACGCCGATCACCTCGACTTGCTCGAGGTTCAGCGAGACGAGCGCGGCTGGGACGGTGCGCTCATCAAGAATCCGAACTGCTCGACGATCACGTTCGTTCCGACGCTCGCCGCGCTCGCGGAGTTCGGACTCGAGCGCGTCCACGTCGCGACGCTTCAGGCAGTCTCGGGAGCGGGCTACGACGGCGTCAGCTCGATGGAGATCATCGACAACGCCGTCCCCTACATTGGCAGCGAGGAGGACAAACTCGAAACCGAATCCCGCAAGCTGCTCGGCGAGTTCGACGGTGCATCGCTCACGCACGACAGCGTCGAGGTCGCGGCCTCGTGTAACCGCATCCCGACGATCGATGGCCACCTCGAGAACGTCTGGGTCGAAGCCGCAGACGAACTCACCGCCGACGACGCGAAAGCCGCGATGCGCGAGTACCCGTCGCTCGACCTTCGGTCCTCGCCCGATCAATTCATTTACGTCTTCGACGAACCGGACCGACCGCAGCCGCGAATGGATCGTACTCTCGGTGACGGAATGGCGATCGCCGCCGGCGGCCACCGCGCGTCCACGTTCGGTCTACAGTACAACTGCCTCGCACACAACACGATTCGCGGCGCTGCCGGCGCGAGCGTGCTGAACGGCGAATTGCTGCTCGAAAACGGTTACCTCTAA
- a CDS encoding A/G-specific adenine glycosylase gives MTAEDDEPTWDRPDDLEAAREALIGWYEDDHREFPWRRTDDPYAILVSEVMSQQTQLGRVVEAWNAFIERWPTTAALAAADRAEIVGFWTDHSLGYNNRARYLHEAAGQVEAEYGGEFPETPAELEELMGVGPYTANAVASFAFNAGDAVVDTNVKRVCYRAFGVPDDDAAFEAAANELMPEGRSRVWNNAVMELGGVACGQTPRCDEAGCPWREWCGAYASGDFTAPDVPTQPSFDGSRRQFRGRVIAVLREYDELAVDTLGHRIRVDYAPDGENGREWLEELLSDLDDDGLVDVERRDDGTVARLRR, from the coding sequence ATGACCGCCGAGGACGACGAACCGACGTGGGACCGGCCGGACGACCTAGAGGCCGCTCGCGAGGCGCTGATCGGGTGGTACGAGGACGACCACCGCGAGTTCCCGTGGCGTCGGACCGACGACCCGTACGCGATCCTCGTAAGCGAGGTGATGAGCCAGCAGACTCAGCTGGGACGGGTCGTCGAGGCCTGGAACGCGTTCATCGAGCGCTGGCCGACGACGGCGGCGCTCGCGGCGGCCGACCGGGCCGAAATCGTCGGGTTCTGGACGGATCACAGCCTCGGCTACAACAATCGGGCGAGGTACCTCCACGAAGCCGCCGGGCAGGTCGAAGCCGAGTACGGTGGCGAGTTCCCCGAGACGCCCGCCGAACTCGAGGAGCTGATGGGGGTCGGACCCTACACCGCGAACGCGGTGGCGAGTTTCGCGTTCAACGCGGGCGATGCCGTCGTCGACACGAACGTAAAGCGGGTTTGCTACCGCGCGTTCGGCGTCCCGGACGACGACGCTGCGTTCGAAGCGGCCGCGAACGAACTCATGCCGGAGGGCCGGTCGCGGGTGTGGAACAACGCCGTCATGGAACTCGGCGGAGTTGCGTGTGGTCAGACGCCCCGGTGTGACGAAGCAGGTTGTCCGTGGCGCGAGTGGTGTGGTGCCTACGCGAGCGGGGATTTCACCGCGCCCGACGTCCCGACGCAGCCGAGTTTCGACGGAAGCCGCAGACAGTTTCGGGGTCGTGTGATCGCCGTCCTCCGGGAGTACGACGAACTCGCGGTCGATACGCTCGGCCACCGGATTCGCGTCGATTACGCGCCGGACGGCGAGAACGGCCGCGAGTGGCTCGAGGAGCTACTTTCCGACCTCGACGACGACGGGCTGGTCGACGTCGAGCGACGCGATGACGGGACGGTCGCCCGACTTCGCCGGTAG
- a CDS encoding DUF447 domain-containing protein yields MTDRPPSKSSDESVPDSEPSAGWPVSLTGVTETVVATLGPNDRWNVAALGLFAGDPVTARTWGNTRTRRNFHRRGAGYVQFVDDPVVFTDAALSIFEVGEPVLDDATAWVRVSVSRMSTGADDGTDWEEWELEPVDSAVRSTTVPTIGRGFNAVVEATVAASRLEVDSYDEDELRRRLEYYAAVVDRAGDSRDRAALERVREHSKW; encoded by the coding sequence ATGACCGACAGACCGCCTTCGAAATCGTCGGACGAGTCGGTTCCGGACAGCGAGCCGTCAGCGGGATGGCCGGTCTCACTCACCGGCGTCACCGAAACCGTCGTCGCGACGCTCGGTCCGAACGATCGGTGGAACGTCGCCGCACTCGGCCTGTTCGCGGGCGATCCGGTGACCGCGAGAACCTGGGGGAACACCCGAACTCGACGGAACTTCCACCGACGGGGTGCGGGGTACGTCCAGTTCGTCGACGATCCCGTCGTGTTCACCGACGCCGCGCTCTCGATCTTCGAGGTTGGCGAGCCCGTTCTGGACGACGCAACCGCCTGGGTTCGCGTCTCCGTGTCTCGGATGTCGACTGGAGCCGACGACGGAACCGACTGGGAGGAGTGGGAGCTCGAACCAGTCGACTCCGCGGTTCGTTCGACGACCGTCCCCACGATCGGCCGCGGATTCAATGCCGTCGTCGAAGCGACCGTCGCCGCCTCGCGCCTCGAGGTCGATAGCTACGACGAGGACGAGCTTCGACGGCGTCTCGAGTACTACGCGGCGGTCGTCGACCGGGCCGGCGACTCACGCGACCGGGCCGCGCTCGAGCGCGTGCGTGAGCACTCGAAGTGGTAA
- a CDS encoding 30S ribosomal protein S17e, with the protein MAIKPAYVKKTGNLLLERYPDAFTTDFEQNKDSVTKLTNVESKGVRNRIAGYVTRKKSAQIPA; encoded by the coding sequence ATGGCAATCAAACCGGCCTACGTCAAGAAGACCGGGAACCTCCTCTTAGAGCGGTACCCGGACGCGTTCACGACCGATTTCGAGCAGAACAAAGACAGCGTCACGAAGCTCACCAACGTCGAATCCAAGGGCGTTCGAAATCGGATCGCGGGCTACGTCACCCGGAAGAAAAGCGCTCAGATTCCCGCATAA
- a CDS encoding ABC transporter ATP-binding protein, with translation MILELENLTHRYGSESAVDGVSFGLESGELVALLGPSGCGKTTIVQAIAGHVRPTSGEVRLRGTAVTDDPPESRTVGLVFQQTTLFPHLTVDENVGYGLAAQGIDRERRADRVGEYLELVGLEERGEAYPAELSGGQQRRVELARALAPQPDVLILDEPLSGLDRALRERMRGEIARIQHETGVTTLCVTHDQEEAMALADRLVVMNDGSLEGVGTPRSLFESPPNPFVASFLGRSNALTGTVVDRGPPTIEVEGATVELDDASRTGSAGDELTCHVRPKDLSLASRGARNSGPSMTGTVTYVADVGRRFDVSLRLESGAELVVEHTGDPPAIGDDRPIVIDPTALTVFDGSSGNDEPTATIA, from the coding sequence ATGATTCTCGAACTCGAGAATCTCACGCACCGGTACGGAAGCGAATCGGCCGTCGACGGCGTCTCGTTCGGCCTCGAGTCGGGAGAGCTCGTCGCGCTTCTCGGTCCGAGCGGCTGTGGGAAGACGACGATCGTTCAGGCGATCGCCGGCCACGTTCGTCCCACGTCCGGGGAAGTCCGCCTTCGCGGAACGGCGGTCACCGACGATCCGCCGGAGTCGCGGACGGTCGGTCTCGTATTTCAGCAGACGACGCTGTTTCCGCACTTGACCGTGGACGAAAACGTCGGATACGGACTCGCCGCCCAGGGTATCGACCGCGAACGGCGAGCCGACCGCGTCGGGGAGTATCTCGAGCTGGTCGGGCTCGAGGAGCGAGGCGAGGCCTACCCGGCGGAACTGAGCGGAGGTCAGCAACGTCGGGTCGAACTCGCACGAGCGCTCGCGCCGCAACCGGACGTCCTGATTCTCGACGAGCCGTTGTCGGGACTCGATCGAGCGTTGCGCGAACGGATGCGCGGGGAGATCGCTCGCATTCAACACGAAACCGGCGTGACGACGCTCTGTGTCACTCACGACCAGGAAGAGGCGATGGCGCTCGCCGACCGTCTCGTCGTGATGAACGACGGGAGTCTCGAGGGCGTCGGTACCCCGCGCAGCCTCTTCGAGTCGCCACCGAACCCGTTCGTCGCCTCATTTCTGGGGCGCTCGAACGCGCTCACGGGGACCGTCGTCGATCGTGGACCGCCAACGATCGAGGTCGAGGGTGCGACCGTCGAACTCGATGACGCTTCGCGGACGGGTTCTGCGGGGGACGAACTCACGTGTCACGTTCGTCCGAAAGACCTCTCGCTGGCGAGCCGCGGCGCTCGGAACTCTGGGCCGTCGATGACGGGAACGGTCACCTACGTCGCGGACGTCGGCAGACGGTTCGACGTGAGCCTTCGCCTCGAGTCCGGTGCGGAACTCGTCGTCGAGCACACCGGTGATCCGCCGGCGATCGGGGACGACCGACCGATCGTGATCGATCCGACGGCGCTAACGGTCTTCGACGGTTCCAGCGGGAACGACGAACCGACGGCGACCATCGCGTGA